Proteins encoded together in one Microplitis mediator isolate UGA2020A chromosome 7, iyMicMedi2.1, whole genome shotgun sequence window:
- the LOC130670877 gene encoding uncharacterized protein LOC130670877: MHAVGLHSALAIKRQRKRRDEQRRARERRYSAQSGESGLTSPRASTGSLDRHHRHHHTAQPHHAAGQGMLDSKVVTSIGMLHIGVVFLVLGGFLLGSGLLPGDLASWSSKGSGGWWNELVITGIFAVVVGVFLIILNRVIAKKEEDDLEEYVQRQLTRSRSGHRLERDVETGGLTTRHGRKAKQLKKMTSLSSIELQSEKTTSSPPRSPPPAYSPPPVSNGDHPGQSPLFLEQITEEEIISDRHETSTTNSLSPGSPSETRELLRNNSHHSKQNGTHHSQHNHNYQHHRDDHHQPIYVNPART; the protein is encoded by the coding sequence ATGCACGCGGTTGGATTGCACTCGGCACTGGCCATCAAACGTCAGAGAAAGCGTCGAGATGAACAACGGCGTGCCCGCGAACGTCGTTACAGCGCGCAATCTGGTGAAAGTGGACTGACATCACCTAGAGCATCGACAGGTTCATTGGACCgacatcatcgtcatcatcacACAGCCCAACCTCATCATGCCGCTGGTCAAGGAATGTTGGATTCAAAAGTCGTTACCTCTATTGGAATGCTTCACATTGGAGTTGTTTTTTTGGTACTGGGTGGTTTTTTACTAGGAAGTGGTTTGCTGCCTGGTGATTTAGCAAGTTGGAGTTCAAAAGGCTCAGGTGGGTGGTGGAATGAACTTGTTATCACAGGGATTTTCGCAGTTGTAGTTGGAGTATTTCTCATAATACTGAATCGCGTTATTGCTAAAAAAGAAGAGGATGACCTGGAGGAATACGTACAGAGGCAATTGACTAGATCTAGATCGGGGCATAGGCTTGAAAGAGACGTTGAAACTGGCGGTCTTACCACCAGACATGGTAGGAAAGCTAAGCAATTAAAGAAGATGACATCACTCAGCTCGATTGAACTGCAGAGTGAAAAAACAACAAGCTCGCCACCAAGAAGCCCACCCCCTGCTTATTCACCCCCGCCTGTTTCCAATGGCGACCATCCTGGTCAGTCTCCGCTATTCCTTGAGCAGATTACCGAGGAAGAAATAATAAGTGACCGACATGAGACTTCGACTACTAATAGTCTGAGTCCTGGGTCCCCGAGTGAGACCAGAGAACTACTGCGCAATAATTCGCACCATTCAAAACAAAATGGCACTCATCACTCCCAgcataatcataattatcagCATCATCGTGACGACCATCATCAACCGATTTATGTTAATCCTGCGCgaacttaa